In the genome of Paenibacillus pabuli, one region contains:
- a CDS encoding organic hydroperoxide resistance protein, with the protein MEALYTATATVKGGRTGSVASSDGVLKHDLKMPKELGGSGGEGTNPEQLFAAGYGACYESALANVARKAGVKLEDVVVTSNVSIGKDPADDGFQLSVRLDVSMPGVDHSQAEDLARKAHDFCPYSKATRGNIDVVLNVV; encoded by the coding sequence ATGGAAGCTTTATATACAGCAACAGCGACAGTTAAAGGTGGACGTACAGGTTCGGTGGCTTCTTCGGATGGCGTGCTCAAGCATGATCTGAAAATGCCAAAAGAACTTGGAGGCTCCGGTGGTGAAGGAACCAATCCTGAGCAGCTCTTCGCAGCTGGATACGGTGCATGTTATGAAAGTGCTCTTGCCAATGTGGCACGCAAAGCGGGCGTGAAATTGGAGGATGTGGTGGTCACCAGTAATGTATCTATCGGGAAAGACCCGGCGGATGATGGTTTCCAGCTGTCTGTACGTTTGGATGTTAGCATGCCAGGGGTGGATCACAGTCAAGCAGAAGATCTTGCACGCAAGGCACATGATTTCTGTCCTTACTCCAAAGCAACACGCGGCAATATTGATGTGGTACTTAATGTAGTTTAA